From the genome of Paracidovorax avenae:
CGGCGGCGCCGCAGACTCAGTCGGCCGTCAGCTTGCGTGCCCGGGCGATGGCGCCCCACTGGTCGTATTCCTTGCGCATGAATGCCGCGAACGCGGCGCGGCTGGTGGGCTGCGGCGTCAGGCCGTGCTTTTGCAGGGCCTCGTGGACGCCCGGGTCGTTCAGTACCTTGACGATCTCGCGGTTCCAGGCGTCGAGCACCGGCGCCGGCGTCCTGCCCGGCGCGACGAAGGCATACCAGTTCAGGGCCTCGAAGCCCGGGTAGCCGGCCTCGGCCACCGTGGGCACGTCGGGCATGTAGGCCGGCCGCGCCAGTCCCGTGGTGGCCAGGGGGACGAGCCTGCCCGATTCGATGTGCGGCAGCGCCGTGGGCGGGGCCGAGAAATACGAGGCCACGCGCTCGCCCAGCAGGTCCTGCAGCGCGGGCGCGCCGCCCTTGTAGGGCACGTGCACCATGTCGATGCCGGCGCGCTGGTTGAACAGCTCGCCCGCGAGGTGCGAGGCGGAGCCGGCCCCGGTGGAGGCGTAGTCCACGCTGCCCGGCTTCGCTTTGGAGAGCTGCACGAACTCCGCCAGCGTCTTCACGCCCAGGCCCTTGTGCACGACCAGCACGTTCGGAAAATACACACCGCCGGAGATCGGCGCCAGGTCCCTGAACGGGTCGTAGTTCAGCTTCATCAGGTGGGGCGCGATGGTCAGCGGTCCGACGGAGCCGAACAGCAGCACCGAGCCGTCCGCCGCGGCGCCGGCCACCTGCTGGTGGGCGATGTTGCCACCCGCTCCGCCCTTGTTGTCCACCACCACGGACTGGCCGATGTTCTCGCCCAGCTTCTTCGCGATCAGGCGTGCCGCCGCATCGGCCGCGCCGCCGGGCGCGAAGCCGACGACCAGCGTCACCGGCCTCTTCGGGGGAAAGTCCTGGGCCTGGGCGGCTGCGCCCGTGAAGCCCGCCAGTCCGGCCACGCAGGCGGATGCGGCCAGCGCCAGGGCGCGCAGGGGTTGTCGTCGGTTCATCGCAGGTCTCCTTGTGTTTTTGGGATCAGTCCGCGCCCGGCGCGATGGGCGAGGGCTGGCGCTTTTCCACCGCGTGGCGCAGCAGCGCCGCCGTACGGAAGATGCCGTGGGCGAACTTGCCGTAGGGCAGCGTGGCGAACAGCGCCATCACCGCGCCCAGGTGCAGGCACAGCAGCAGGGCCAGGGCCGGCGTGCCGCGCGCCAGCCACAGCGCCAGGCCGCTGGTGGCGGTCAGGAACAGCAGGGCGATGAAGCCTCGGTCCATGGGCTTTTGCGCGGCGTCGCCCTGCAACGGATGGCGCCGCAGGTGCAGGCGCCACAGTCCGGCGGTGCCCAGCGCCAGGCCGATGCCGCCCGGCACGCCCAGCAGCTTGGGCAGGCTGGGCAGGTCGTAGGGCGCGGGCAGGCCCAGCGCATAGTGGTAGAGCGTGGCCACGCCGGTGGCGGCAAAGCACAGCAGGAAGCCGTAGAAGGTGAGGTGGTGGCAGCGGCGGCGGGCCTGGGTGTAGGCGTCGTCCTCGTTGTTGCAGCCCTGGCCGTGGCCGCCGTCCAGGTATTTGAGCCGCAGCACCGCATCCGCCGCCTCGGCCGTGGCCGGCGGCGACAGGGGCGCGCCACTGGTGGCCGGCGCCACGTCGCGCCAGAAGCGGCGCACGCCCAGGCCCAGCGCCAGCACGGCGAACAGGAACACCGGGGCGAACAGGCCCACCAGCAGGTGGTGCGGGAAGATGGCGTAGAAGTCGCTGCCCGGCGCACTCCAGAGCGTGCCCTTCGACGCCACGGCCAGCAGCAGGAACAGCGCCAGCCCGCCTGCCAGGGCCAGCGACAGCGCCAGGCCGTTGTGGCGGTAGAGCCGCCCCAGGCCGGGCGGCCAGGCGTAGTCGTGGTAGGTCTGGCCGCGCACTGTGGCCATGGCCTGCGGGATGTTCACCGCGAATGCGTGCGGCGGCGCGTACTGGCAGGCGTGCAGGCAGGCACCGCAGTTGTGGCACAGGTTGGCCAGGAAATGCACGTCCGCCTTCGGAAACTCCAGCCTCCGCGTCATGGCCGGGAACACGGCGCAAAAGCCCTCGCAGTAGCGGCAGGCATTGCAGATCTGCAACTGGCGCGCCACCTCGGCCTCCGCCGCGGTGAGCGCCGGCGCAGGGCCGGCGGATGCGGCGGGTGGGGCGGATTCGGACGTGGGGGCGACGGCGACGGCAACGGGCTCGCCCCTGGCCAGGGCCTGGGCGTCGCGCGCGAGGGCTTCAAGCGATTGCATGGGGGTGTGCTCCATGGTCCATGGCGACCAGCGCAGACAGCGACCGGGCGGTGGCCCGCCGCGATGCCAGGGCGGCGTTGACGCCGGCGATGCGGCCGAAGGCCGTGCCGATGCTCATGCCCACGCCGGCCGTGTAACCCTTGCCCAGTACGTTGCCGGCCATCATTTCGCCGGCCACGAACAGGTTGGGACTGGCCGCGCCGCCGAAGCGCACGGCCGCGGTATCGTCGGTCTCCAGGCCGAGGTAGGTGAAGGTCACGCCCGGCTTGAGCGCGTAGCCGTAGAACGGCGCCGTGTCGATGGGGCGGGCCCAGTGCGTCTTGGGCGGCGCCAGGCCATCGGTGCGGCAGTCGTCCAGCGCCGTGTGGTCGAAGCTGCCCACGCGGCAGGCGGCGTTGTAGGCATCCAGCGTGCGCAGGAACGCGTCCACGTCCAGCCCCAGCTTCTGCGCCAGCCCGGGCAGGCTGTCGGCCCGCGTGCCGGGAAACACCGGCGGCATGAAGCGGCCCACGGCCTTGCTGTCGATGATCGAGTAGCCGATCTGCCCCGGCTGCTGCGCCACCAGGCGCCCCCAGATGGCATAACGCTTGGGCCAGAAGTCCTCGCCCTCGTCGTAGAAGCGCTCGGCATCGCGGTTGACCACCACGCCCAGCGAAACGCAGTCGATGCGCGTGCAGATGCCGCCGTCGTACAGCGGCGCGCGCGCGTCGATGGCCACCATGTGGGCCTGCGTCGGGTCGCCGATGCGGTCGGCGCAGTGGTCCTCCAGCAGGTGGCGCAGCAGCACGCCCTGGTTGTAGGCCGTCCCGCGGATCAGGAAGTTGTCCGAAGGCCACTCGCCACGCGCGTTGCGGCCCCAGGCCTCGCGCAGCCAGTCGCGGTTGGATTCAAAGCCGCCGGCCGCGAGCACGCAGGCCCGTGCCGCGATGCGCTCGCCGCCCTGCAGGTGCGCAGCGACGAAGTGCCCGCCGTCGATCTCGATGCGCTCCACGGGCGCTTCGTAGCGCACCCGCACGCCCAGCGCCTCGGCACTGCGGTAATAGGCGTTCACCAGGGCCTTGCCGCCACCCATGAAGAACGCGTTGGTGCGCGCCACATGCAGCGCCCCCGACAGCGGCGGCTGGAAATGCACGCCGTGGCGGCGCATCCAGGGCCTGCAATGGGCCGAGTGGCGCACCACCAGCCGCGCCAGCCGCTCGCTGGTGAGCCCGCCCGTGACCTTGAGCAGGTCCTGCCAGAACTCTTCTTCGGGATAGGCATCGACCAGTACGTCCTGCGGTGCATCGTGCATGCAGCGCAGGTTGCGGGTGTGGGCCGAATTGCCGCCGCGCCAGGCGCGCGGCGCGGCTTCCAGCAGCAGCACGCTGGCGCCGGCCTCTCGCGCCATCAGCGCGGCGCACAGCGCGGCATTGCCGCCGCCGATGACGAGCACGTCGGGTTGCATCGTGGGGTGTCTCTTCCTGGTATTGGGCCGGCCGGGCGGAGGCTGGCCGGATGACCCGAACTCTAGGAAGAAGCCCGCCCCCGGTGCAGCGGGGCGGGCTCATGGGGGTATCACGCGACGAGATGGGCGCGCGCCGGAGCCCCCAAAGCGG
Proteins encoded in this window:
- a CDS encoding Bug family tripartite tricarboxylate transporter substrate binding protein: MNRRQPLRALALAASACVAGLAGFTGAAAQAQDFPPKRPVTLVVGFAPGGAADAAARLIAKKLGENIGQSVVVDNKGGAGGNIAHQQVAGAAADGSVLLFGSVGPLTIAPHLMKLNYDPFRDLAPISGGVYFPNVLVVHKGLGVKTLAEFVQLSKAKPGSVDYASTGAGSASHLAGELFNQRAGIDMVHVPYKGGAPALQDLLGERVASYFSAPPTALPHIESGRLVPLATTGLARPAYMPDVPTVAEAGYPGFEALNWYAFVAPGRTPAPVLDAWNREIVKVLNDPGVHEALQKHGLTPQPTSRAAFAAFMRKEYDQWGAIARARKLTAD
- the tcuA gene encoding FAD-dependent tricarballylate dehydrogenase TcuA; translation: MQPDVLVIGGGNAALCAALMAREAGASVLLLEAAPRAWRGGNSAHTRNLRCMHDAPQDVLVDAYPEEEFWQDLLKVTGGLTSERLARLVVRHSAHCRPWMRRHGVHFQPPLSGALHVARTNAFFMGGGKALVNAYYRSAEALGVRVRYEAPVERIEIDGGHFVAAHLQGGERIAARACVLAAGGFESNRDWLREAWGRNARGEWPSDNFLIRGTAYNQGVLLRHLLEDHCADRIGDPTQAHMVAIDARAPLYDGGICTRIDCVSLGVVVNRDAERFYDEGEDFWPKRYAIWGRLVAQQPGQIGYSIIDSKAVGRFMPPVFPGTRADSLPGLAQKLGLDVDAFLRTLDAYNAACRVGSFDHTALDDCRTDGLAPPKTHWARPIDTAPFYGYALKPGVTFTYLGLETDDTAAVRFGGAASPNLFVAGEMMAGNVLGKGYTAGVGMSIGTAFGRIAGVNAALASRRATARSLSALVAMDHGAHPHAIA
- the tcuB gene encoding tricarballylate utilization 4Fe-4S protein TcuB codes for the protein MQSLEALARDAQALARGEPVAVAVAPTSESAPPAASAGPAPALTAAEAEVARQLQICNACRYCEGFCAVFPAMTRRLEFPKADVHFLANLCHNCGACLHACQYAPPHAFAVNIPQAMATVRGQTYHDYAWPPGLGRLYRHNGLALSLALAGGLALFLLLAVASKGTLWSAPGSDFYAIFPHHLLVGLFAPVFLFAVLALGLGVRRFWRDVAPATSGAPLSPPATAEAADAVLRLKYLDGGHGQGCNNEDDAYTQARRRCHHLTFYGFLLCFAATGVATLYHYALGLPAPYDLPSLPKLLGVPGGIGLALGTAGLWRLHLRRHPLQGDAAQKPMDRGFIALLFLTATSGLALWLARGTPALALLLCLHLGAVMALFATLPYGKFAHGIFRTAALLRHAVEKRQPSPIAPGAD